Proteins from a genomic interval of Aspergillus flavus chromosome 7, complete sequence:
- a CDS encoding putative endoglucanase-1 precursor, giving the protein MKTSPVALALFAAAAAAAYTPSHQHQAAKRADSCGQYDTINVGNFKLYNNMWGKDQGTGSQCVGLDSSVNDSSSGVAWHATWSWSGGDGQVKSYPNVEARPETKKVSDLTNIQSTWKWSYTGDNLVGDVAYDIFTSSTAGGNAEYEIMIWTAALGGAGPISTTGSPIDTPTIGGKTWKLYQGTNAATTVFSFVAPSEIQDYSGNLAEFFTYLAEKQSFPASQYYLSIGAGTEPFTGQNAVFTTSSYTITF; this is encoded by the exons ATGAAGACCTCTCCTGTTGCTCTGGCTCTTTttgccgctgctgccgctgctgcatACACTCCTTCTCATCAGCACCAGGCTGCCAAGCGTGCGGATTCTTGCGGCCAGTACGATACGATCAATGTCGGCAACTTCAAGCTTTACAACAATATGTGGGGCAAGGACCAGGGCACTGGTAGCCAGTGTGTTGGACTTGACTCCTCGGTCAATGACAGCTCCAGCGGCGTCGCCTGGCACGCTACCTGGAGCTGGTCCGGCGGCGATGGCCAAGTCAAGAGCTACCCCAACGTTGAGGCCCGGCCCGAAACCAAGAAGGTTTCTGACTTGACCAACATCCAGTCTACCTGGAAGTGGAG CTACACGGGAGACAACCTCGTCGGTGATGTGGCGTACGACATCTTCACCTCGTCCACTGCTGGTGGGAACGCTGAGTACGAGATCATGATCTGGACCGCCGCCCTTGGTGGTGCAGGCCCCATCTCTACCACCGGCTCCCCAATTGATACCCCCACCATTGGCGGTAAAACCTGGAAGCTCTACCAGGGAACCAACGCTGCGACCACCGTTTTCAGCTTCGTTGCTCCCAGCGAGATCCAGGACTACTCTGGTAACCTGGCCGAGTTCTTCACCTACCTTGCCGAGAAGCAGAGCTTCCCCGCTTCCCAGTACTATCTGAGCATTGGTGCCGGTACTGAGCCTTTCACTGGACAGAACGCTGTCTTCACCACTTCTTCTTATACCATCACCTTTTAA